A genomic window from Roseofilum casamattae BLCC-M143 includes:
- a CDS encoding RNA recognition motif domain-containing protein, protein MSVRLYVGNLPKETEKQELEAIFEQTEPKVSTKVIVDRKTGKCRGFGFVTVKNDEQADQIIEQFNGFMLKESALKIEKAQPRSKGKEGGGAEANAAASTATASSSGRKKNKGKRGSSPSGHSDNGSIQPDPRWAADLEKLKEMLATQTASS, encoded by the coding sequence ATGTCTGTACGTTTATACGTTGGTAACTTGCCGAAAGAAACGGAAAAGCAAGAGCTAGAAGCCATTTTTGAACAAACCGAACCCAAAGTGTCTACAAAGGTGATCGTCGATCGCAAAACAGGCAAGTGTCGGGGTTTTGGCTTTGTTACCGTGAAAAATGACGAGCAAGCCGACCAAATCATCGAGCAATTTAATGGGTTTATGCTGAAAGAAAGCGCCCTGAAAATTGAGAAAGCCCAACCTCGGAGTAAGGGCAAAGAGGGTGGCGGTGCCGAAGCCAATGCGGCGGCGAGTACGGCAACGGCAAGCTCTAGCGGTCGCAAGAAAAATAAAGGCAAAAGAGGTTCGTCTCCATCGGGCCACAGCGATAATGGTTCGATTCAACCCGATCCTCGTTGGGCTGCCGATCTCGAGAAACTTAAAGAGATGCTGGCAACTCAAACGGCGAGTTCTTAA
- a CDS encoding zinc metalloprotease HtpX — MPSSPPKRPSLTAGLNALKQKDYDRAIAHLQGVCDREPESSRTERARMGLAMTYRELGQVERAIALCQGLVESSNPNLQNLAVQTLKELSEPIPAPVISDETIQFEIPPEFRKQTDEEEKGPGFRQWRQAPGAKRWNSLPKTGEVGSDLRWLWGAQVVVAIAFFYWSAIVIKVAGLLVHQLLLVLPWVSPWRGLSADPTLALLILFSIILLGSPWILSALLKRSYQLAPLTLENLQAIRPESATAIQRFCRQRKLPQPTLGILPTTTPVIFTYGNLPQTARIIISQGTIDCLNDEELAALYVTQLSQIVHWDFVLLSVSVCVLQLPYTCYWSIAKWGEKLSDRIEVPALEFLLWHSSLLLANLSYTFDRLLRWPLLLLSRWRLLYSDRAATSITGNPNALTRALLKLGEAWHQCIARTSVTPELIERFDLLLPLSWEQGVAIGNIPASEPLETLFQWDLHNPYRYGLSLGSSHGLLGDRLQRLADYARFFRIETELDLPSMRSHRPSMPANIPDGLKRLFVLVRVTWRAISRGLPLLPSALLQSTIGAVGLRLLLALTGAIAYFLYIGQLVWLMEDRYGDLMQACWFMAFSIIVMIRLNGYYPEVKPTKSRSQTNSSWETVQALAVDPQGTPSDRPILRLQGKLLGRRGVRNGLGQNLILQTRDKLMILRHCPSASIFGDVGVNVVSPKDSIGQSVSVGGWFRRTHTSMLDLSYLQGRSPIPSWSYHPIVLAAIAIVCGLRAAYLIWQT, encoded by the coding sequence GCGCCATCGCTCATTTGCAAGGCGTTTGCGATCGCGAACCGGAAAGTTCTCGTACCGAACGCGCTCGCATGGGACTGGCGATGACCTATCGCGAACTGGGACAAGTCGAGCGGGCGATCGCATTATGTCAAGGTTTAGTGGAATCGAGCAATCCCAACCTGCAAAATTTGGCGGTTCAAACATTGAAGGAACTCTCCGAGCCAATTCCAGCGCCGGTTATCTCGGATGAAACCATTCAATTCGAGATTCCACCGGAGTTTCGCAAGCAAACGGATGAAGAGGAAAAGGGGCCGGGGTTTCGACAGTGGCGACAAGCACCAGGAGCCAAACGCTGGAACAGCTTGCCGAAAACCGGGGAAGTTGGCTCGGATCTGCGCTGGTTATGGGGAGCGCAAGTTGTGGTAGCGATCGCTTTTTTTTATTGGAGCGCGATCGTTATCAAAGTCGCAGGGTTGCTGGTGCACCAACTGTTACTGGTTCTGCCATGGGTAAGTCCGTGGAGAGGGTTGAGCGCCGATCCAACGTTAGCCCTACTTATCTTATTTTCAATTATTCTGCTCGGATCGCCTTGGATTCTTTCAGCACTTCTCAAGCGCAGCTATCAGCTCGCTCCCCTAACTCTGGAGAATTTGCAAGCCATCCGTCCGGAGTCTGCTACTGCGATCCAACGGTTTTGTCGCCAGCGCAAACTGCCTCAACCCACTCTGGGGATTTTGCCGACAACTACTCCGGTAATCTTTACTTATGGCAATTTGCCGCAAACTGCCCGGATTATTATTTCTCAAGGAACGATCGATTGCTTGAACGATGAGGAACTGGCCGCGCTGTATGTCACTCAACTGAGTCAGATTGTTCATTGGGATTTTGTTTTACTTTCAGTCAGTGTCTGCGTCCTGCAACTGCCTTATACCTGCTATTGGTCGATCGCAAAATGGGGAGAGAAACTGAGCGATCGCATTGAAGTTCCCGCCCTCGAATTCCTGTTGTGGCACAGTTCTCTCTTGCTGGCGAATCTGAGCTATACCTTCGATCGGCTCTTGCGCTGGCCCTTGCTTCTCCTATCTCGATGGCGATTGCTTTATAGCGATCGCGCCGCAACCAGCATTACCGGCAATCCTAATGCTCTGACCCGTGCCTTATTAAAATTAGGAGAAGCGTGGCATCAGTGCATCGCGCGAACATCTGTAACTCCCGAGTTAATAGAACGATTCGATTTACTGTTGCCCCTGTCTTGGGAGCAAGGAGTTGCTATCGGTAATATTCCCGCCTCGGAACCCTTAGAAACCCTGTTCCAATGGGATTTACACAATCCTTATCGGTATGGGTTGAGTCTAGGGAGCAGTCACGGACTGTTGGGCGATCGCCTGCAACGATTAGCCGATTATGCCCGTTTTTTTCGGATAGAGACGGAGTTGGATTTGCCCTCAATGCGGTCTCATCGTCCGTCAATGCCTGCTAATATTCCAGACGGTTTAAAAAGATTATTCGTACTCGTTCGCGTGACCTGGCGCGCTATTTCTCGGGGCTTGCCACTGTTACCCAGTGCCTTGCTGCAAAGTACAATAGGGGCAGTGGGATTGCGTTTATTACTCGCTCTTACTGGCGCGATCGCCTATTTTCTTTATATCGGTCAATTGGTTTGGTTGATGGAAGATCGATATGGCGATCTGATGCAAGCCTGTTGGTTCATGGCATTCAGCATTATCGTAATGATTCGCCTGAATGGGTATTATCCGGAAGTTAAGCCGACGAAAAGTCGCTCTCAGACCAATAGTAGTTGGGAAACCGTACAGGCTCTGGCGGTCGATCCTCAAGGCACGCCGAGCGATCGCCCGATTCTACGATTGCAAGGTAAGTTGCTGGGACGCCGAGGAGTTCGTAATGGTTTGGGCCAGAACTTAATATTGCAAACTCGCGATAAATTGATGATTCTGCGCCATTGTCCGTCGGCCAGTATTTTTGGCGATGTTGGCGTGAATGTCGTCTCGCCCAAAGATTCCATCGGTCAGTCAGTTTCGGTGGGAGGATGGTTTCGCCGCACTCATACATCTATGCTCGATCTATCTTATCTCCAAGGGCGATCGCCAATTCCGAGCTGGAGCTATCATCCTATTGTTTTAGCCGCGATCGCGATCGTTTGCGGCCTCAGAGCCGCTTATCTCATTTGGCAAACGTAA